In one window of Opitutus sp. GAS368 DNA:
- a CDS encoding YdeI/OmpD-associated family protein has product MKPAKLPAPPPTIRFSARLEEPLLPLPKAASAKLPRGPVVVEATINGFPFRAALEGKGGHGLKVNPIMLAAAGAGLGDTVTVEITRVGEEAETRVPTDLREALAAAPRARATWDANTPNARQNWILWLSSGKLEETRRIRIKKACSMLGAGKKRVCCFGGLTWLRKDHKTAGENWLPL; this is encoded by the coding sequence ATGAAACCGGCCAAGCTGCCCGCCCCCCCGCCGACGATCCGCTTCAGTGCCAGGTTGGAGGAGCCCCTTCTCCCCCTGCCCAAGGCCGCGAGTGCGAAGCTGCCGCGAGGCCCGGTGGTGGTTGAGGCGACCATCAATGGCTTCCCCTTCCGGGCCGCGCTCGAGGGCAAAGGCGGTCACGGCCTCAAGGTGAACCCCATCATGCTCGCTGCGGCGGGCGCCGGGTTGGGCGACACGGTCACGGTGGAGATTACGCGGGTCGGGGAAGAAGCGGAGACCCGCGTGCCGACGGATCTGCGCGAGGCCCTGGCCGCCGCCCCGCGAGCCCGGGCGACGTGGGATGCGAACACGCCCAACGCCCGGCAAAATTGGATCCTCTGGCTCAGCTCGGGCAAACTCGAGGAAACGCGCCGGATCCGGATCAAGAAAGCCTGCTCCATGCTCGGCGCCGGCAAGAAACGGGTCTGTTGTTTCGGCGGCCTGACCTGGCTCAGGAAGGACCACAAAACCGCCGGCGAAAACTGGCTGCCGCTGTAG
- a CDS encoding CsbD family protein — translation MKSSNQDKAEGTVKNITGGIKEAVGKAVGNPRLEAEGKADKIEGQVQKKIGEIKQVLGS, via the coding sequence ATGAAATCAAGCAACCAGGACAAAGCCGAGGGCACTGTCAAAAACATCACCGGCGGCATCAAGGAGGCGGTGGGCAAGGCGGTCGGCAATCCCCGCCTGGAAGCCGAGGGCAAGGCGGACAAAATCGAGGGCCAGGTCCAGAAGAAGATCGGCGAGATCAAGCAAGTGCTCGGGAGCTGA
- a CDS encoding alpha/beta hydrolase-fold protein yields MRTGRFFRVGWALLLWLGVNDLRATAEALPALDFGGLAPREVRIYLPPGGVKPATPVLVALDGQNMAAWRLEEAVAGLAAKGVMSPPLVVAIPAGADRIEEYGLAGTPDYAGRGRKAAEFQRVVLEVVLPAVRARYGLAADPARTGIMGSSLGGLAAFDLAWHHPEVFGLAGIFSGSFWWRSDNTSPAAQQASRLVHRMVRETARPPRLRLWFSAGTKEEESDRDGNGVIDAVQDTTELLDELEHRGFRRGTDLEYVEIPGGRHNEATWARVLPGFLEWARPDQPGKSTKTI; encoded by the coding sequence ATGCGAACGGGGCGTTTCTTCAGGGTGGGGTGGGCGCTGCTGTTATGGCTTGGCGTCAACGACCTCCGCGCCACGGCGGAAGCCCTGCCGGCATTGGATTTCGGCGGCCTGGCACCCCGCGAGGTGCGGATTTACCTGCCACCCGGCGGAGTGAAGCCGGCCACACCGGTGCTCGTCGCCCTGGACGGGCAGAACATGGCCGCGTGGCGGCTGGAGGAGGCGGTCGCCGGGCTGGCGGCGAAGGGCGTGATGTCGCCGCCGCTCGTCGTGGCGATCCCGGCGGGCGCCGACCGCATCGAGGAATACGGCCTGGCCGGCACGCCGGACTACGCCGGCCGCGGCCGGAAGGCGGCCGAATTCCAGCGCGTGGTGCTCGAGGTGGTGCTGCCGGCCGTGCGGGCCCGTTACGGTCTGGCCGCGGACCCGGCGCGCACCGGCATCATGGGTTCTTCGCTCGGCGGACTGGCCGCGTTCGACCTCGCCTGGCATCACCCGGAGGTCTTCGGGTTGGCGGGGATTTTTTCCGGCTCGTTCTGGTGGCGGTCCGACAACACCTCGCCGGCGGCGCAGCAAGCCTCGCGGCTGGTCCACCGGATGGTGCGGGAGACGGCCCGGCCGCCGCGGCTGCGGCTCTGGTTTTCGGCGGGCACCAAGGAGGAGGAAAGCGATCGCGACGGCAACGGCGTCATCGACGCCGTGCAGGACACCACCGAGCTGCTGGACGAGCTGGAGCACCGCGGCTTTCGCCGCGGAACCGACCTTGAATATGTCGAGATCCCGGGCGGCAGGCATAACGAGGCCACGTGGGCGCGGGTGCTGCCCGGCTTCCTCGAGTGGGCGCGGCCGGATCAGCCGGGGAAGAGCACCAAGACCATCTGA
- a CDS encoding PEP-CTERM sorting domain-containing protein: MNAPATCLGWKFPAGAWAAVVLAAISPVVPAFAQTLTISPGPPLAGTFFNALSNNYASGGTQNTYVVDAQPFTTPDGTNVTLNSFSVYYVPNPGFPSTYVQATVMEWNKANPSPTGAVLWSSTLGSTLVATSAYAAPNPYGYWLTYTFDTTGLVLDPTKTYAMVTFQNSTADPNNSEPGLIAVSSTTGGPDFGAKTYSSATDPGLGVLESSAWGSSTSDLAYSTTFSQAAIPEPATYALILGLGSVMLVWRRRRAGRAAGRET; the protein is encoded by the coding sequence ATGAATGCACCTGCCACATGTCTGGGTTGGAAATTTCCCGCCGGGGCCTGGGCCGCGGTTGTCCTTGCCGCAATCAGCCCGGTCGTTCCGGCCTTCGCGCAGACCCTTACCATTTCCCCGGGCCCACCGCTCGCCGGCACGTTTTTCAACGCGCTCTCGAACAATTATGCGTCGGGCGGCACCCAAAACACCTACGTGGTGGACGCCCAGCCGTTTACGACGCCCGATGGCACCAACGTGACGCTGAACAGTTTCAGCGTCTACTACGTGCCCAACCCGGGGTTTCCCAGCACCTATGTCCAGGCAACCGTGATGGAATGGAATAAGGCCAATCCAAGTCCCACGGGCGCGGTCTTGTGGTCCTCCACCTTGGGTTCCACCTTGGTGGCAACGTCAGCCTATGCCGCACCCAATCCCTATGGTTACTGGCTGACCTATACGTTCGACACCACCGGTCTGGTGCTCGACCCGACCAAGACCTACGCGATGGTCACGTTTCAAAATTCCACGGCCGATCCGAACAATTCGGAACCGGGGCTCATTGCGGTTTCTTCAACCACGGGCGGCCCTGATTTCGGGGCAAAAACCTATTCAAGCGCCACCGATCCGGGACTGGGCGTGCTGGAGAGCAGCGCCTGGGGCAGCAGCACCAGCGACCTGGCGTATTCGACCACTTTCTCCCAGGCCGCGATCCCCGAGCCGGCGACTTACGCGCTCATCCTTGGCTTGGGGAGCGTTATGCTGGTGTGGCGTCGCCGCCGGGCGGGCCGGGCGGCTGGAAGAGAGACCTGA
- a CDS encoding PilZ domain-containing protein: MSSNDAKAKESQRKQTRYAVSEDCRLRASIRIRSSDEASANKDWVGTLVDLSASGAHIQISLAAVAYKGDSCVLKLACGTVKTEMRCTLAHYLCSARYSVCGVKFDYAAADELQPYLKAIVASATLKGGTTDSDRPGFYKEEYRGPGHTKLVVYRDNKPERTIVGFDYTMGRYAAALATVETDMIKNKAEVGFRAAPTERGGTGGSLSSAQEAEARWEFSLAASNLPAAIPPDIRKFLRLVS, translated from the coding sequence ATGAGTTCGAACGACGCCAAGGCCAAGGAATCCCAACGCAAGCAGACGCGCTATGCCGTGAGCGAAGACTGCCGTTTGCGCGCCTCCATCCGGATCCGCAGCTCCGACGAGGCTTCGGCGAACAAGGACTGGGTGGGAACGCTGGTGGATCTGTCGGCTTCGGGCGCCCACATCCAGATCAGCCTGGCGGCCGTGGCCTACAAGGGCGACAGCTGCGTGCTGAAGCTTGCGTGCGGCACGGTGAAGACGGAGATGCGCTGCACGCTCGCCCATTACCTTTGCTCCGCCCGGTATTCGGTGTGCGGGGTGAAATTTGACTATGCCGCCGCGGACGAGTTGCAGCCGTATCTCAAGGCCATCGTCGCGAGCGCGACGCTGAAAGGCGGGACGACCGACAGCGATCGCCCCGGGTTCTACAAGGAGGAATACCGCGGGCCGGGGCACACGAAGCTGGTGGTATACCGCGACAACAAGCCGGAGCGGACAATCGTGGGCTTCGATTACACGATGGGGCGCTACGCCGCGGCGCTGGCGACGGTGGAAACGGACATGATCAAGAACAAGGCGGAGGTGGGCTTCCGGGCGGCGCCGACGGAGAGAGGCGGCACAGGGGGGTCGCTCTCGTCGGCGCAGGAAGCGGAGGCGCGCTGGGAGTTCTCGCTGGCGGCGTCGAACCTGCCCGCGGCCATTCCGCCCGACATCCGCAAGTTTCTGCGGCTGGTCAGCTGA
- a CDS encoding cupin domain-containing protein, whose amino-acid sequence MSEPKDFPYVTRLNVQFQPLELIDEGALSAACPHQWFNQTLCEVNESVVRVGVVEGEYHWHKHDHDDEFFYCVEGLFHIDLEGRTITLQPRQGTVIPKGVMHRPRAPQRTVILMVETKAIVPTGS is encoded by the coding sequence ATGAGCGAACCGAAAGACTTCCCCTACGTCACGCGGCTCAACGTCCAGTTCCAGCCGCTCGAACTCATCGACGAAGGCGCCCTCTCCGCCGCCTGTCCGCACCAGTGGTTCAACCAGACCCTCTGCGAGGTGAATGAATCCGTCGTCCGCGTCGGCGTGGTCGAGGGCGAGTATCACTGGCACAAGCACGACCACGACGACGAGTTCTTCTACTGTGTCGAGGGCCTGTTCCACATCGACCTCGAGGGCCGCACCATCACGCTCCAGCCGCGGCAGGGCACCGTCATTCCCAAGGGCGTGATGCACCGCCCGCGCGCCCCGCAGCGCACCGTCATCCTCATGGTGGAGACGAAGGCCATCGTGCCGACCGGCAGCTGA
- a CDS encoding alkaline phosphatase family protein, producing the protein MNHYNVLATIEDFYGLAHIGGSSNRPGVSDVFVPQPLPPPAQSGIEHIVVVMMENRSFDHFLGWLPGANGRQAGLSYFDANNAEHDTYALGAGGAQDYRGCGLVDPNHSYSGGRVEYANGACNGWLLPGANPSDTFSIGFYQQPDLGFLGQAAPAWTVCDNYYAAIMAETYPNRFMQHAAQTDRIANSMTTSVLPTIWDRLADAGCTRSYYYVDAPFLALWGAKYLGISKPYAAFLADCRTGSLPNVSFIDPKFLDEDTGTSADDHPHADIRDGEQFLNQIYDAIRTSPNWSSTVLVINFDEWGGFYDHVPPPVRLPVPAIQAAAGDGDGRLGFRVPCLVISPLARRGYVAKRHFDHTSVLKMIEWRFGLPPLTERDLGANNLATVLDFNHPNVAAGAYTVPSGYVSPPCLPSGTPAEPAFDQLRAVATQLGFPKF; encoded by the coding sequence ATGAATCACTACAACGTCCTGGCCACCATCGAGGACTTTTACGGCCTGGCCCATATCGGCGGCTCTAGCAACCGGCCCGGGGTCAGCGACGTCTTTGTTCCGCAGCCGCTCCCGCCGCCCGCGCAATCCGGCATCGAGCACATCGTCGTGGTGATGATGGAAAACCGCTCATTCGACCACTTCCTCGGCTGGCTGCCCGGGGCCAACGGCCGGCAGGCGGGACTGTCCTATTTCGATGCCAACAACGCCGAACATGACACCTACGCGCTCGGCGCGGGCGGCGCCCAGGATTATCGGGGCTGCGGCCTGGTGGATCCGAATCATTCCTACAGCGGCGGCCGGGTCGAATACGCCAACGGGGCCTGCAATGGCTGGCTGCTGCCGGGGGCCAACCCGAGCGACACCTTCTCCATCGGCTTTTATCAGCAGCCGGACCTTGGCTTCCTCGGCCAGGCGGCCCCGGCGTGGACGGTGTGCGACAACTATTATGCGGCGATCATGGCCGAGACCTATCCCAACCGCTTCATGCAACATGCCGCCCAGACCGACCGCATCGCCAACTCGATGACCACCTCGGTCCTTCCGACGATCTGGGACCGGCTGGCAGACGCCGGTTGCACGCGGAGTTATTACTATGTGGATGCCCCTTTTCTCGCGCTCTGGGGCGCCAAATATCTCGGCATCAGCAAACCCTATGCGGCTTTTCTCGCCGACTGCCGGACCGGCAGCCTGCCCAATGTCTCCTTCATCGACCCGAAGTTCCTCGATGAAGACACCGGCACCTCCGCCGACGACCATCCCCACGCCGACATCCGCGATGGCGAGCAGTTTCTCAATCAGATCTACGATGCCATCCGGACCAGCCCGAATTGGTCCTCCACGGTTCTCGTCATCAACTTCGACGAATGGGGCGGGTTTTACGACCACGTCCCCCCGCCGGTTCGCCTGCCGGTGCCCGCGATCCAGGCGGCGGCCGGCGACGGCGACGGCCGGCTCGGCTTTCGCGTTCCCTGCCTGGTCATATCGCCACTCGCCCGGCGCGGCTACGTCGCCAAGCGGCACTTCGACCATACGTCGGTGTTGAAAATGATCGAATGGCGGTTCGGGCTGCCCCCCTTGACCGAGCGTGACCTCGGCGCGAACAACCTGGCCACGGTGCTCGATTTCAATCACCCGAACGTCGCCGCCGGCGCCTACACGGTTCCAAGCGGATATGTCAGTCCGCCCTGTCTCCCCTCCGGCACGCCGGCGGAGCCGGCCTTCGATCAATTGCGCGCTGTCGCCACCCAATTGGGGTTCCCGAAATTTTAG
- a CDS encoding DUF4337 domain-containing protein yields the protein MNDNLDELKGLVAALKADQQAQKDKEKRDAWTKYVSLSMIFLAVLAAVATQRGAGYSSAVMKQLNEATFNQAEASDQWSYYQAKGIKQSLYELERERLAATNAADAKGLAALTARVDRYEKEKKDITTAAKALEAKRDAAREGSALAGSASREMGLATQVFQIAIALGGITLVVKKRWLWYASLLCGALATVQMVLVLFPG from the coding sequence ATGAACGACAATCTAGACGAACTCAAAGGCCTGGTCGCCGCCCTGAAAGCCGACCAGCAGGCCCAGAAGGACAAGGAAAAGCGCGATGCCTGGACCAAATACGTGTCGCTCTCCATGATCTTCCTCGCGGTGCTCGCCGCCGTGGCGACCCAACGGGGCGCGGGCTATTCCTCGGCGGTCATGAAGCAGCTCAACGAGGCGACCTTCAACCAGGCCGAAGCCTCCGACCAATGGTCCTACTACCAGGCGAAGGGCATCAAGCAGAGCCTCTACGAGCTCGAGCGCGAGCGGCTCGCCGCCACCAATGCCGCTGACGCGAAGGGTCTCGCGGCCCTGACCGCCCGGGTCGACCGCTACGAGAAGGAGAAGAAGGACATCACCACCGCCGCCAAGGCCCTCGAGGCGAAACGGGACGCGGCGCGCGAAGGTTCGGCCCTGGCCGGATCGGCGAGCCGGGAAATGGGGCTGGCCACGCAGGTCTTCCAGATCGCCATCGCCCTCGGCGGTATCACGCTCGTCGTCAAGAAACGCTGGCTGTGGTATGCGTCGCTCCTGTGCGGCGCGCTCGCCACGGTTCAGATGGTCTTGGTGCTCTTCCCCGGCTGA
- a CDS encoding YkgJ family cysteine cluster protein, with product MPARTSVAQRFQIFDHTVAEMQDRLLMVRAPAQMMTALRWGMDELDSTYAKTAAGVRAKVACRDGCDFCCHVPVDVQAHEVFFAADHLQVHSSPAGLNEVIARLAAHRGRVAAFAKDARATSRQPCALLVAGSCSIYAGRPEACRSHHTSNAAVCEANMADPSVNLTKVYLPALRARMFAVMLGLDEAIEAAGYDERSYDFGSALHEALTNSLCLARWMRRQSAFPDSCLADASGVA from the coding sequence ATGCCCGCCCGCACCTCCGTCGCCCAGCGCTTCCAGATCTTCGACCACACCGTGGCGGAGATGCAGGACCGCCTGCTCATGGTCCGCGCGCCCGCGCAGATGATGACCGCCCTCCGCTGGGGCATGGACGAACTCGACTCGACCTACGCCAAGACCGCCGCCGGCGTCCGCGCCAAGGTCGCCTGCCGCGACGGCTGTGACTTCTGCTGCCACGTCCCGGTGGACGTGCAGGCCCACGAGGTCTTCTTCGCCGCCGACCACCTCCAGGTTCACTCCTCGCCCGCCGGACTCAATGAGGTCATCGCCCGCCTGGCCGCACACCGCGGCCGCGTCGCCGCCTTCGCCAAGGATGCCCGGGCCACCAGCCGCCAGCCCTGTGCGCTGCTGGTCGCCGGCTCCTGCTCGATCTATGCCGGACGTCCCGAGGCCTGCCGTTCGCACCACACCAGCAACGCCGCCGTGTGCGAAGCCAACATGGCCGATCCGTCCGTGAACCTGACCAAGGTCTACCTCCCCGCCCTCCGCGCCCGCATGTTTGCCGTGATGCTGGGCCTCGACGAGGCGATCGAGGCGGCCGGCTACGACGAGCGCTCCTACGATTTTGGTTCGGCGCTGCACGAGGCGCTGACGAACAGCCTCTGCCTCGCCCGATGGATGCGCCGGCAATCCGCGTTCCCCGACTCCTGCCTCGCCGACGCCAGCGGGGTCGCCTGA
- the gpt gene encoding xanthine phosphoribosyltransferase: protein MGDPSRYTDEIVVSWPELHRDARFLSQQLHQLGTWKGIVAITRGGLVPAALVARELEIRLIDTVCVASYAAGSGGPAQSQSGVQVFKGVAGDGAGFLLIDDLVDTGRTAQVVRQLLPKAHFATLYAKPAGRPFVDTCVKEFKQDKWIFFPWDIDYRFVKPIKDGGNLSTKA, encoded by the coding sequence ATGGGCGATCCCTCACGTTACACGGACGAAATTGTGGTGTCCTGGCCGGAGCTGCACCGGGACGCGCGCTTCCTCTCGCAGCAACTCCACCAGCTGGGCACGTGGAAAGGCATCGTCGCCATCACGCGCGGCGGCCTTGTGCCGGCGGCGCTGGTGGCGCGCGAACTGGAGATCCGGCTGATCGACACCGTCTGCGTGGCGAGCTACGCGGCCGGCAGCGGCGGGCCGGCGCAGTCGCAGAGCGGCGTGCAGGTGTTCAAGGGCGTCGCCGGCGACGGCGCGGGCTTTTTGCTGATCGACGACCTCGTCGACACGGGCAGGACGGCGCAGGTGGTGCGGCAGTTGCTGCCCAAGGCGCACTTCGCGACGCTCTACGCCAAGCCGGCCGGCCGGCCGTTCGTCGACACCTGCGTGAAGGAGTTCAAGCAGGACAAGTGGATATTCTTCCCCTGGGACATCGACTACCGGTTCGTGAAGCCGATCAAGGACGGCGGCAACCTCAGCACGAAGGCCTAG
- a CDS encoding DUF262 domain-containing protein, which produces MPPIYLSEDDFGTYSVIDGKQRLTAIHAFMRNKLRLHNLESFAHLERAKFEDLPPPLKNALTVRPYLRVVTLLKQTDADLKYEVFRRLNCGGEPLNAQEIRNVVFRGPFNDLLIELSTEDFLKSQLKIKGKSASAYRQMLDVEYVLRFLTLRENWHGFSGSLRTSMDHFMRENRKISSSEITRFRHAFKFAIRACEEIWGDVAFLRPYNGSWRDQMLAGMYDAQMLAISELGQAKLPALKKHKKAIIEKTKSLFQDPSFETAVRQGTNTPSRILHRVDTMRSMLLSFT; this is translated from the coding sequence ATTCCGCCCATTTATTTATCCGAAGATGATTTCGGAACTTACTCGGTAATTGATGGGAAACAGAGACTGACGGCTATCCATGCGTTCATGCGTAACAAACTGCGGTTGCATAACCTCGAGTCGTTCGCCCACCTGGAACGCGCCAAGTTCGAGGATTTGCCGCCGCCGCTGAAAAATGCCTTAACGGTAAGACCATATTTGCGAGTCGTTACGTTGCTAAAACAAACTGACGCAGATCTGAAATATGAAGTTTTTCGACGTCTTAACTGCGGCGGTGAGCCGCTAAACGCGCAAGAAATCCGCAATGTTGTTTTTAGAGGGCCATTCAACGACCTCCTCATTGAACTTTCCACGGAAGACTTCCTGAAATCCCAGCTCAAAATTAAAGGTAAGTCTGCGTCAGCATATCGGCAGATGCTAGATGTTGAATACGTGCTGCGATTTCTGACCCTCAGAGAAAACTGGCATGGATTCTCTGGAAGCTTGAGAACTTCCATGGATCACTTCATGCGGGAAAACAGAAAGATATCGTCGTCAGAGATCACAAGATTCCGACATGCTTTTAAATTCGCAATAAGGGCCTGCGAGGAAATCTGGGGTGATGTCGCTTTCTTAAGGCCATATAATGGCAGTTGGCGGGATCAGATGCTAGCCGGGATGTATGACGCACAGATGCTAGCCATAAGCGAACTCGGCCAAGCGAAGCTTCCAGCGCTTAAGAAACACAAAAAAGCCATCATTGAGAAAACGAAGAGCCTCTTCCAAGACCCAAGCTTCGAAACCGCAGTAAGACAGGGCACAAATACTCCGTCCAGAATTCTGCATCGAGTAGATACCATGCGGAGCATGCTTCTGTCTTTCACATAA
- a CDS encoding GNAT family N-acetyltransferase, protein MNPGTRFHQLGARLRSWNTAPVTREEYARHYQSWGGSFILHPEVLQFFGDVHGIRTDYHGYFHGEQCIGVVPAWGPRIAGDRQALQVHRLTDQVDFGYPVLHLPVAPGYNCLVLFRAGFLLGLQRRQVAGAVFPGLKQMAILKRIPDELPTGKKEYQIKERRFERLGGTVRDIGEFSSEEIIAMYEALHLVRWQRKPHAIGTMKATLDHLGQFLFGKVLWLKDRPVAIQINYRAETSRTVCIDYINGGVDKSFNGISPGSLLSYINGRDACAEAQASGRQLIYSYGKANTAYKDQWCHRVARGFTGFWLP, encoded by the coding sequence ATGAACCCAGGAACGCGGTTTCACCAGCTCGGCGCCCGCCTCAGGTCGTGGAACACCGCGCCGGTCACGCGCGAGGAGTATGCCCGGCACTACCAATCCTGGGGCGGGAGCTTCATCCTGCACCCGGAGGTCCTGCAGTTCTTTGGGGACGTCCATGGCATCCGGACCGACTACCACGGCTACTTCCATGGGGAGCAATGCATCGGCGTGGTGCCGGCCTGGGGTCCCCGCATCGCGGGTGACCGCCAGGCCCTTCAAGTCCATCGGCTGACCGATCAGGTTGATTTCGGCTACCCGGTTCTCCACCTGCCCGTCGCGCCCGGGTATAATTGCCTGGTGCTGTTCCGCGCGGGGTTTCTGCTGGGCCTGCAGCGGCGGCAGGTGGCCGGCGCCGTGTTCCCCGGCCTCAAGCAGATGGCGATTTTGAAGCGAATCCCCGACGAGCTGCCGACCGGCAAAAAGGAATACCAGATCAAGGAGCGGCGGTTCGAGCGGCTCGGCGGCACGGTGCGCGACATCGGGGAGTTCAGCAGCGAAGAGATCATCGCCATGTATGAGGCGCTCCACCTGGTTCGCTGGCAGCGCAAACCGCACGCCATTGGGACAATGAAGGCGACGCTCGATCACCTGGGGCAGTTCCTTTTCGGCAAGGTCCTCTGGCTCAAGGACCGCCCGGTCGCGATCCAGATCAACTATCGCGCCGAGACCAGCCGCACCGTCTGCATCGACTACATCAACGGCGGCGTGGACAAGTCCTTCAACGGGATCAGCCCCGGTTCGCTGCTCTCCTATATCAACGGCCGTGACGCGTGCGCGGAGGCGCAGGCCAGCGGCCGGCAGCTCATTTACAGCTATGGCAAGGCCAACACCGCCTACAAGGACCAGTGGTGCCATCGCGTCGCCCGGGGGTTTACCGGCTTCTGGCTGCCGTGA
- a CDS encoding metallophosphoesterase, with product MSLPFQPLPPRPVRRVRTALWASALAVTGWTAAVAAPVTFVFTSDVHFGINRGNFRGAANVESRVVNAAMLEAINAVPAAVLPADGGLNAGRPVGPVDFVVITGDLVNRQELYPIHIQSAAVSWGQFAACYVDGLALHDATGRPTPLLLVPGNHDVSNAIGSPSKLVPARDATSLIGIYNRMMRPALPRTTATYAYPADRIQYSRDFGGVHCVFLSIWPDRAARAWMESDLQAVPAGEPVFIFCHDPPEGDARHFTNPNGAHDINDRDKFENVIADVYADGVVASVGGKPDGPTTIEQRAFAAFLKAHPNITGYFHGHSNWTEFYTWPGPDGDLSLSVFRSDSPMKGKVSGKDETKLAFQVVVFDAAQRKLTARECLWNTSAAAGPLAWGQTRTVSLAAP from the coding sequence ATGAGCCTCCCCTTCCAGCCGCTTCCGCCGCGGCCCGTGCGCCGGGTTCGGACCGCCCTGTGGGCTTCCGCCCTCGCGGTGACCGGATGGACGGCCGCGGTGGCGGCGCCGGTGACGTTTGTCTTCACCTCGGATGTGCATTTCGGCATCAACCGGGGCAATTTCCGCGGCGCGGCCAATGTGGAATCACGGGTGGTGAACGCCGCCATGCTGGAGGCCATCAACGCCGTGCCCGCGGCCGTGCTGCCCGCCGACGGCGGCCTCAACGCCGGCCGGCCCGTGGGTCCGGTGGACTTCGTCGTCATCACCGGCGACCTGGTCAACCGGCAGGAACTCTACCCGATCCATATCCAGAGCGCCGCCGTCTCGTGGGGCCAGTTCGCGGCCTGTTATGTCGACGGCCTGGCGCTGCATGATGCCACCGGCCGGCCCACCCCGCTCCTGCTCGTGCCGGGCAACCACGATGTCTCGAACGCCATCGGTTCCCCGAGCAAACTGGTGCCGGCCAGAGACGCCACGTCGCTCATCGGGATCTACAACCGCATGATGCGCCCGGCGCTCCCCCGCACCACGGCGACCTATGCCTACCCCGCCGACCGGATCCAATACTCGCGCGACTTCGGTGGCGTCCACTGCGTCTTCCTTTCGATCTGGCCCGACCGTGCGGCCCGCGCGTGGATGGAATCCGACCTCCAGGCCGTGCCGGCCGGCGAACCCGTGTTCATCTTCTGCCACGACCCGCCCGAGGGCGACGCCCGCCATTTCACCAACCCGAACGGCGCGCACGACATCAACGACCGCGACAAATTCGAGAACGTGATCGCCGACGTCTACGCGGACGGGGTGGTCGCTTCCGTCGGCGGCAAGCCGGACGGTCCCACCACCATCGAGCAGCGCGCCTTCGCCGCGTTTCTCAAGGCGCACCCCAATATCACCGGCTACTTCCACGGCCACTCCAACTGGACCGAGTTCTACACGTGGCCCGGCCCCGACGGGGATCTCAGCCTCAGCGTCTTCCGCTCCGACTCCCCGATGAAAGGCAAGGTTTCCGGCAAGGACGAGACCAAGCTGGCATTCCAGGTGGTGGTGTTCGACGCCGCCCAGCGCAAGCTGACCGCCCGCGAGTGCCTCTGGAACACGTCGGCCGCCGCGGGTCCGCTGGCCTGGGGCCAGACCCGGACCGTCAGCCTTGCCGCACCCTGA
- a CDS encoding nuclear transport factor 2 family protein, with translation MKSPLLACLVLLSALSARAADAGAPVANVYIMELLTDFLTHNSDPARHEKFWADEIVYTSAMGVVRTKTDIMKNVHEAAAKPVAAGAKPGPVYSAEDINIRPYNGFAALTFRLVARNPDGTTDYYRNSGTLIFRDGRWQVITWQATKIPPAEKK, from the coding sequence ATGAAATCCCCGCTGCTTGCCTGCCTCGTCCTGCTGTCCGCCCTCTCGGCCCGCGCCGCCGATGCCGGCGCCCCGGTGGCGAATGTCTACATCATGGAGCTCCTGACCGACTTCCTGACGCACAACAGCGACCCCGCCCGCCACGAGAAATTCTGGGCCGACGAGATCGTCTACACCAGCGCCATGGGCGTCGTGCGCACCAAGACCGATATCATGAAGAATGTCCATGAAGCCGCGGCCAAGCCCGTGGCGGCGGGTGCGAAGCCCGGGCCCGTCTATTCCGCCGAGGACATCAACATCCGCCCCTACAACGGATTCGCCGCCCTCACCTTCCGCCTCGTCGCCCGCAATCCCGACGGCACCACCGACTACTACCGCAACAGCGGCACGCTGATCTTCCGCGACGGCCGCTGGCAGGTCATCACCTGGCAGGCCACCAAGATCCCGCCCGCCGAGAAGAAGTAA